A genomic window from Bordetella genomosp. 9 includes:
- the fahA gene encoding fumarylacetoacetase, whose amino-acid sequence MTELNETHDPALRSWLQSANDDALGFPVQNLPFCVFRRAGSTESWRPGTGIGDRILDLAALAQAGPFDGDAARALAACQGPDLNALMALDATCWSALRLALSRALRAGSPLQARIEPLLVAQADAEFSVPARIGDYTDFYISVHHATAIGRQFRPDNPLLPNYKWVPIGYHGRASSIGVGQHFHRPVGQTRPTQEGGTPVFGPCARLDYEVELGVFIGTGNALGRRITLEHAEDYIFGMTILNDWSARDLQAWEYQPLGPFLSKNFASTISPWIVTLEALAPFRVPFQRGAGEPQPLPYLSSAHNSASGAFDVRLRTELGTEQSREHGAPRATLARSNFRDAYWSIGQLVAHHTVNGCNLQPGDMLGTGTMSGPEPDQAGSLLELSQGGKTAISLPWGETRTFLQDGDEVAISAECVKPGYPRLSWGAAVGRVLPALD is encoded by the coding sequence ATGACCGAGCTGAACGAAACCCACGACCCCGCGCTGCGCAGCTGGCTGCAAAGCGCCAACGACGACGCGCTGGGTTTCCCCGTACAGAACCTGCCCTTTTGCGTATTCCGGCGCGCCGGCTCGACGGAAAGCTGGCGGCCGGGCACGGGCATCGGCGACCGTATCCTGGACCTGGCCGCGCTGGCGCAGGCAGGCCCCTTCGACGGCGACGCCGCCCGCGCGCTCGCGGCGTGCCAGGGCCCGGACCTGAACGCCCTGATGGCGCTCGATGCCACCTGCTGGTCGGCCTTGCGCCTGGCCCTGTCCCGCGCGCTGCGCGCGGGCTCGCCGCTACAGGCGCGCATCGAGCCGCTGCTGGTCGCGCAGGCCGATGCGGAATTCTCCGTGCCGGCGCGCATCGGCGACTACACCGACTTCTATATCTCGGTGCACCACGCCACCGCGATCGGACGCCAGTTCCGCCCGGACAATCCCCTGCTGCCGAATTACAAATGGGTGCCCATCGGCTATCACGGCCGCGCGTCCAGCATCGGCGTGGGGCAGCACTTCCATCGTCCGGTCGGCCAGACCCGGCCGACGCAGGAAGGCGGCACGCCCGTCTTCGGGCCGTGCGCGCGGCTGGACTACGAAGTCGAACTGGGCGTGTTCATCGGCACCGGCAACGCGCTGGGCCGGCGCATCACGCTGGAACATGCCGAAGACTACATTTTCGGGATGACCATCCTGAACGACTGGTCGGCCCGCGATCTGCAGGCATGGGAATACCAGCCGCTGGGCCCCTTCCTGTCGAAGAATTTCGCCAGCACGATTTCGCCCTGGATCGTCACGCTGGAAGCGCTGGCGCCGTTTCGCGTGCCCTTCCAGCGCGGCGCTGGCGAACCGCAACCGCTGCCCTATCTTTCGTCCGCGCACAACAGCGCCAGCGGCGCTTTCGACGTGCGCCTGCGTACCGAGCTGGGTACGGAGCAGTCGCGCGAACACGGCGCGCCGCGCGCCACGCTGGCGCGGAGCAATTTCCGCGATGCCTATTGGAGCATCGGGCAACTGGTGGCGCATCACACGGTGAATGGCTGCAACCTGCAGCCGGGCGACATGCTGGGCACCGGCACGATGTCCGGCCCGGAGCCGGACCAGGCGGGCTCGCTGCTGGAATTGAGCCAGGGCGGCAAGACGGCCATCTCCCTGCCCTGGGGCGAGACGCGCACCTTCCTGCAGGATGGGGACGAAGTCGCGATCAGCGCTGAATGCGTCAAGCCGGGCTATCCGCGCCTGTCATGGGGCGCCGCTGTTGGACGGGTGCTACCGGCGCTGGACTGA
- the hmgA gene encoding homogentisate 1,2-dioxygenase: MSSQPAAAADAALRYMTGFGNTFATEALPGALPVGRNSPTRCPYGLYAEHVSGMAFTAPRAENRHGWLYRIRPSARQGAFVACTQAGGWVSRFGAQPVSPNRLRWGARPIPQTPTDFIDGIATIGGNGGPDEDNGVGIHVYTANAPMRGRYFYDADGELLIVPQAGRLLVDTELGRMEIAPLEIAVIPRGTRFRVTLPDGTARGYLLENFGAPLRPPEKGPIGSNGLANVRDFETPVAWYEDLEGDFELVAKFEGGFWRAPLDHSPLDVVAWHGNHAPYKYDLRRFNTIGSISFDHPDPSIFTVLTSPTDTVGTANMDFAIFPPRILVMEDTFRPPWFHRNVASEFMGLIQGVYDAKAEGFVPGGASLHNRMSGHGPDAETFEKASNADTSKPHYIRDTMAFMFETRRVIRPTEAALAWPELQSGYDDCWQGLRKHFDPTRP; encoded by the coding sequence ATGAGCTCGCAGCCCGCTGCCGCCGCTGACGCGGCCCTGCGCTACATGACCGGCTTTGGCAATACCTTCGCCACGGAAGCGCTGCCCGGCGCATTGCCGGTGGGAAGGAATTCGCCGACCCGCTGTCCCTACGGCCTGTACGCCGAGCACGTTTCCGGCATGGCGTTCACGGCGCCGCGCGCGGAAAACCGCCATGGCTGGCTGTATCGCATCCGGCCGTCCGCGCGCCAGGGCGCGTTCGTTGCGTGCACCCAGGCGGGCGGCTGGGTCAGCCGCTTCGGCGCCCAGCCGGTTTCGCCCAACCGCCTGCGATGGGGCGCGCGGCCGATTCCCCAAACGCCCACGGACTTCATTGACGGCATCGCGACGATAGGCGGCAACGGCGGCCCCGACGAGGACAACGGCGTGGGCATCCACGTGTACACGGCGAATGCGCCGATGCGCGGGCGATATTTCTACGATGCCGACGGTGAACTGTTGATCGTGCCGCAGGCCGGCCGCCTGCTGGTGGATACCGAACTGGGCCGCATGGAAATCGCGCCGCTGGAAATCGCCGTCATACCGCGCGGCACGCGTTTCCGCGTCACGCTGCCGGACGGCACGGCGCGCGGCTATCTGCTGGAAAATTTCGGCGCGCCGCTGCGGCCGCCGGAGAAAGGCCCGATCGGTTCCAACGGCCTGGCCAACGTACGCGACTTCGAAACCCCGGTCGCCTGGTACGAGGACCTGGAAGGCGACTTCGAACTGGTCGCCAAGTTCGAAGGCGGTTTCTGGCGGGCGCCGCTGGACCATTCCCCCTTGGACGTGGTGGCCTGGCACGGCAATCACGCGCCGTACAAATACGACCTGCGGCGTTTCAACACCATCGGTTCGATCAGCTTCGATCATCCGGACCCGTCCATTTTCACGGTGCTGACGTCGCCTACCGATACCGTGGGCACGGCCAATATGGACTTCGCGATTTTCCCGCCGCGCATCCTGGTCATGGAGGATACCTTCCGGCCGCCCTGGTTCCACCGCAACGTGGCCAGTGAATTCATGGGCCTGATACAGGGCGTCTACGATGCCAAGGCGGAAGGCTTCGTGCCTGGCGGCGCCAGCCTGCACAACCGCATGAGCGGGCATGGACCCGACGCGGAAACCTTTGAAAAGGCGTCCAACGCGGACACGTCCAAGCCGCACTATATCCGCGACACGATGGCCTTCATGTTCGAAACGCGCCGCGTGATACGGCCGACGGAAGCGGCGCTGGCGTGGCCGGAACTGCAGTCCGGCTACGATGACTGCTGGCAGGGACTGCGCAAGCATTTCGACCCGACGCGGCCCTAG
- a CDS encoding LysR family transcriptional regulator, whose amino-acid sequence MPDLRALDLNLLVVFQYLMEDRNLSAVARRLGITQPAASNALRRLRATFDDALFVRTAQGMLPTPYAQHLGGAVADALGTLAHALEAPPRFDPSSSSRRFRVAMTDVGEIHFMPALMEHCARQAPGVRVESVRLQGPELQREMDAGRVDMALGAFHGLAGGLLQRMLFRQGYATLFRQGHPTAHEGMGLKAFRAERHLLVSHAAPYGQVNQALEKAGLMLASHFSVPHFTAVPYIVSATDLLATVPRKLADSAASRFGLGILTPPIRVAALQSNLYWHARFQRDGGNQWLRALIVDSFAQR is encoded by the coding sequence ATGCCCGACCTGCGCGCCCTGGACCTGAACCTGCTCGTCGTCTTCCAGTACCTGATGGAAGACCGCAATCTTTCGGCCGTCGCGCGGCGCCTGGGCATCACGCAACCGGCGGCCAGCAATGCCTTGCGCCGGCTGCGCGCGACCTTCGACGACGCGTTGTTCGTACGCACCGCCCAGGGCATGCTGCCGACGCCCTATGCCCAGCACCTGGGCGGCGCGGTGGCGGACGCGCTCGGCACGCTGGCCCACGCGCTGGAAGCCCCGCCGCGTTTCGATCCGTCCAGCAGCAGCCGGCGCTTCCGCGTGGCGATGACGGATGTCGGCGAAATCCACTTCATGCCCGCCCTGATGGAGCATTGCGCGCGTCAGGCGCCGGGCGTGCGGGTGGAGTCGGTGCGGCTGCAAGGGCCGGAGCTGCAGCGCGAAATGGACGCGGGCCGGGTCGACATGGCGCTGGGCGCCTTCCATGGCCTGGCGGGCGGCCTGTTGCAGCGGATGCTGTTTCGCCAGGGCTATGCGACGCTGTTCCGCCAGGGCCATCCCACTGCCCATGAAGGCATGGGCCTGAAGGCCTTTCGCGCCGAACGGCATCTGCTGGTGTCGCATGCCGCGCCTTATGGCCAGGTCAACCAGGCCCTGGAAAAAGCCGGCCTGATGCTGGCGTCCCACTTCAGCGTGCCGCATTTCACCGCCGTGCCCTACATCGTCAGCGCCACCGATCTGCTGGCGACGGTGCCGCGCAAGCTGGCTGACAGCGCGGCGTCGCGCTTCGGCCTGGGCATCCTGACGCCGCCCATCCGTGTGGCCGCGCTGCAAAGCAATCTATATTGGCACGCGCGCTTTCAACGCGATGGCGGCAACCAATGGCTGCGCGCCTTGATCGTGGACAGCTTCGCGCAACGGTAG
- the mutM gene encoding bifunctional DNA-formamidopyrimidine glycosylase/DNA-(apurinic or apyrimidinic site) lyase, giving the protein MPELPEVETTRRGIATVMTGRPLVQLVVREPRLRWPVPADLPDTLSGRTVLECGRRGKYLLLRFEHGTQIVHLGMSGSLRRVVEGEAPRRHDHVEWIFEHATLRLHDPRRFGAVLWHPADAGPVEFHPLLARLGIEPFDPRFGGQWLHDQFRGRAAPVKQLLLAGEAVVGVGNIYASESLHRAGIHPAAPGRRLSLARCERLAQAIRQTLTDALNSGGSTLRDYVGAGGEPGSYFDIHAAVYERAGQPCRVCGTAIRRIVQGQRATYYCVKCQRA; this is encoded by the coding sequence ATGCCTGAACTGCCCGAAGTCGAGACCACTCGGCGGGGAATCGCGACTGTCATGACGGGCCGGCCGCTTGTCCAGCTGGTCGTAAGAGAACCCCGCCTGCGCTGGCCTGTCCCGGCCGACCTTCCCGATACATTGTCCGGCCGCACCGTCCTGGAATGCGGCCGCCGCGGCAAGTACCTGTTGCTGCGTTTCGAGCACGGTACGCAAATCGTGCACCTGGGCATGTCGGGATCGCTGCGCCGGGTGGTGGAAGGCGAAGCGCCGCGCCGCCACGACCACGTGGAATGGATCTTCGAACACGCGACCCTGCGCCTGCACGATCCGCGCCGTTTTGGTGCAGTGCTGTGGCATCCCGCGGACGCCGGACCGGTCGAGTTCCATCCGCTGCTCGCGCGGCTAGGCATAGAACCTTTCGACCCGCGTTTCGGCGGGCAATGGCTGCACGACCAGTTCCGCGGCCGGGCGGCGCCGGTCAAGCAACTGCTGCTGGCTGGGGAAGCGGTGGTCGGCGTAGGCAATATCTACGCATCCGAAAGCCTGCACCGCGCGGGCATACACCCGGCCGCGCCGGGGCGGCGGCTGTCGCTGGCGCGTTGCGAGCGCCTTGCGCAGGCCATCCGCCAGACGCTGACCGATGCCCTGAATTCCGGCGGCAGCACGCTGCGCGATTATGTCGGCGCGGGCGGGGAGCCCGGCAGCTATTTCGACATCCACGCCGCCGTCTACGAACGCGCGGGGCAGCCGTGCCGTGTATGCGGGACGGCGATCCGCCGCATCGTGCAGGGCCAGCGCGCCACTTACTATTGCGTCAAATGCCAGCGCGCCTGA
- the lolB gene encoding lipoprotein insertase outer membrane protein LolB gives MARWRAVLAAALCLLLAACVTPGRIAGKGGAAEFSRVGRFALTVTYDDGKQDALQGGFSWLDDGRRYVLDLTNPLGSTQARVEGQPGMAVLTKSDGTRLQAADPDALVADALGSSIPVSGLRDWLRGRLPDQPPAAQVQRDASQRPASFEQGGWQARLSRYDDMGPQVLVLERREPDRRILLRLVVDPS, from the coding sequence CTGGCACGTTGGCGCGCCGTCCTCGCGGCGGCGCTCTGCCTGCTATTGGCGGCCTGCGTGACGCCCGGCCGCATCGCCGGCAAGGGCGGCGCCGCGGAATTCTCCCGGGTCGGTCGCTTCGCGCTGACCGTCACTTACGACGATGGCAAGCAGGACGCGCTGCAGGGTGGTTTTTCCTGGCTGGACGACGGCCGCCGCTACGTCCTGGACCTGACCAACCCGCTGGGCTCGACGCAGGCGCGCGTGGAAGGCCAGCCCGGCATGGCGGTGCTGACCAAATCCGACGGCACCCGTTTGCAGGCCGCCGACCCGGATGCCCTGGTCGCCGATGCGCTGGGCAGCAGCATTCCCGTCTCGGGCTTGCGCGACTGGCTGCGCGGACGGTTGCCGGACCAGCCGCCCGCGGCCCAGGTGCAGCGCGATGCGTCGCAGCGCCCGGCGTCTTTCGAGCAAGGCGGCTGGCAGGCCAGGCTGTCGCGCTATGACGACATGGGGCCGCAGGTCCTGGTGCTGGAACGACGCGAACCGGATCGCCGCATTTTGCTGCGACTGGTCGTCGATCCTTCCTGA
- the ispE gene encoding 4-(cytidine 5'-diphospho)-2-C-methyl-D-erythritol kinase yields the protein MNLYDVPAPAKLNLFLHIVGRRADGYHLLQTVFRFIGLADTLNFEARADGKVARVDPLPDVPEDSDLTVRAARALQAATGTRQGVSIGLEKRIPMGGGLGGGSSDAASTLIALNRLWNTGLSRAELMRLALPLGADVPVFIFGQSAFAEGIGDALAAVPLPERAYVVAQPDASVPTPVVFGDPDLTRDTACITIADFLASTVFGELPSNAMFGRNDMEPVVYKRFPEVSRAAEWLASSDVGIVARMSGSGACLFAEFPDMPAAILAERKIAATMRDAGKMADKSQAVRESPVRFRLVQASPGLIEHPLRHWIAS from the coding sequence ATGAATCTCTACGATGTCCCGGCGCCCGCCAAGCTCAACCTGTTCCTGCACATCGTCGGCCGCCGCGCCGACGGCTATCACCTGCTGCAGACGGTATTCCGCTTCATCGGCCTGGCGGACACGCTGAATTTCGAAGCGCGCGCCGACGGCAAGGTGGCGCGCGTGGATCCCCTGCCGGACGTCCCGGAGGACAGCGACCTGACCGTGCGCGCCGCGCGCGCGCTGCAGGCCGCCACGGGTACGCGCCAGGGCGTGTCCATCGGGCTGGAAAAGCGCATACCCATGGGAGGCGGCCTGGGCGGCGGATCGAGCGACGCCGCCAGCACGCTGATCGCCTTGAACCGCTTGTGGAATACGGGGCTGTCGCGCGCCGAACTGATGCGCCTGGCGCTGCCCCTGGGGGCCGACGTGCCCGTCTTCATATTCGGCCAGTCGGCCTTCGCCGAAGGCATAGGCGACGCCCTGGCCGCCGTGCCGCTGCCCGAGCGCGCCTATGTGGTGGCCCAGCCCGACGCCAGCGTGCCGACGCCCGTCGTATTCGGTGATCCGGATTTGACAAGGGATACGGCATGTATCACAATAGCGGACTTTCTCGCTTCGACAGTTTTCGGCGAATTGCCTTCAAACGCAATGTTTGGCCGGAACGACATGGAGCCTGTGGTCTACAAGCGTTTTCCGGAAGTTTCCCGGGCCGCTGAATGGCTGGCAAGCTCGGATGTTGGAATCGTTGCGCGGATGTCGGGTTCCGGTGCGTGTCTGTTCGCCGAATTTCCCGATATGCCGGCGGCGATTTTGGCGGAGCGAAAAATAGCCGCTACAATGCGCGACGCCGGTAAAATGGCGGATAAGTCGCAGGCAGTGCGTGAATCGCCTGTGCGGTTCCGGTTGGTGCAGGCGAGTCCTGGGTTGATCGAGCATCCGTTGCGGCACTGGATTGCAAGCTAG
- a CDS encoding ribose-phosphate pyrophosphokinase, with the protein MTKESFMIFTGTANTRLAVDVANHLDMSLGKMSVGRFSDGEVMVEINENVRGKDVFVLQPTCAPTNDNLMEIMVMVDALRRASAGRITAAIPYFGYARQDRRPRSARVAISAKVVANMLQVAGVDRVLTMDLHADQIQGFFDIPVDNIYAGPILLGDIWRRNFANLVVVSPDIGGVVRARALAKQLEADLAIIDKRRPRANVSEVMNIIGEVDGRTCIIMDDMVDTAGTLCKAAQALKERGAGAVYAYCTHPVLSGGAVDRIQASDLDELVVTDTIPLSEHARSVGKIRQLSCAGLLGETILRISNAESVSSLFAD; encoded by the coding sequence ATGACAAAAGAAAGTTTCATGATTTTCACCGGCACCGCGAACACGCGGCTGGCCGTCGATGTGGCCAATCATCTGGACATGTCGCTGGGCAAGATGTCCGTCGGTCGCTTTTCCGACGGCGAAGTCATGGTGGAAATCAACGAGAACGTCCGCGGCAAGGATGTCTTCGTTCTGCAGCCCACCTGTGCGCCGACGAATGACAACCTGATGGAAATCATGGTCATGGTGGATGCGCTGCGCCGCGCGTCCGCCGGCCGCATCACCGCCGCCATTCCGTATTTCGGCTATGCGCGCCAGGATCGCCGTCCGCGATCCGCCCGCGTGGCCATTTCGGCCAAGGTCGTGGCGAATATGCTGCAGGTCGCCGGTGTCGACCGCGTGCTGACCATGGACCTGCATGCCGACCAGATCCAGGGTTTCTTCGATATCCCGGTGGACAACATCTACGCCGGCCCGATCCTGCTGGGCGATATCTGGCGCCGCAATTTCGCCAACCTGGTCGTCGTGTCGCCCGACATCGGCGGCGTGGTGCGGGCCCGCGCGCTGGCCAAGCAGCTGGAAGCCGACCTGGCCATCATCGACAAGCGGCGCCCGCGCGCCAATGTGTCGGAAGTCATGAACATCATCGGCGAAGTCGACGGCCGCACCTGCATCATCATGGATGACATGGTGGATACCGCCGGCACGCTGTGCAAGGCGGCCCAGGCGCTCAAGGAGCGCGGCGCCGGCGCGGTGTATGCCTATTGCACCCATCCCGTGCTGTCGGGCGGCGCCGTCGACCGCATCCAGGCGTCCGACCTGGACGAGCTGGTCGTCACGGACACCATTCCCTTGTCCGAGCATGCCCGCTCCGTCGGCAAGATCCGCCAGCTGTCGTGCGCCGGCCTGCTGGGCGAAACGATATTGCGTATTTCGAACGCGGAATCGGTCAGCTCGCTGTTCGCCGACTGA
- a CDS encoding 50S ribosomal protein L25/general stress protein Ctc, with translation MKFNATARSVQGSSASRRLRRAGRVPAIVYGAGSQPLNIELDHNEIYHALRKEEFHSSILDMQVEGGKGEQVLLRAVQWHAYKQQVLHVDFQRVDSSKVLHTKVPLHFMNAEVSPAVKLSSAIITHVLNEIEVACLPGDLPQYIEVDLSKLIGGASLHLSDVQLPKGVTYMSHGGDTNPVLASALVKGGAADAGDEEAEGGDATPAA, from the coding sequence ATGAAATTCAACGCCACTGCGCGTAGCGTCCAGGGTTCGAGTGCGAGCCGCCGCCTGCGCCGCGCGGGCCGGGTTCCCGCCATCGTTTACGGTGCGGGCAGCCAGCCCCTGAACATCGAACTCGATCACAACGAGATCTACCACGCCCTGCGCAAGGAAGAGTTCCACTCCTCCATCCTCGACATGCAAGTCGAAGGCGGCAAGGGCGAGCAGGTGCTGCTGCGCGCCGTTCAATGGCACGCCTACAAACAGCAAGTGCTGCACGTCGATTTCCAGCGTGTGGATTCTTCGAAGGTCCTGCATACCAAGGTGCCGCTGCACTTCATGAACGCCGAAGTTTCGCCGGCCGTGAAGCTGAGCAGCGCGATCATCACCCACGTGCTGAACGAAATCGAAGTCGCCTGCCTGCCGGGCGACCTGCCGCAGTACATCGAAGTCGACCTGTCCAAGCTGATCGGCGGTGCTTCGCTGCACCTGTCGGATGTGCAGCTGCCCAAGGGCGTCACCTATATGTCGCACGGCGGCGACACCAACCCGGTGCTGGCGTCCGCGCTGGTCAAGGGTGGCGCGGCCGACGCTGGTGACGAAGAAGCCGAAGGCGGCGACGCCACCCCGGCTGCCTGA
- the pth gene encoding aminoacyl-tRNA hydrolase: MSTPIRLIVGLGNPGPEYETTRHNAGFWLADHIADDLRASFAMEKGFNGFVAKARHGGENVVLLKPMTYMNRSGQSVGALARFYKTAPEQILVLHDELDLLPGQVKLKQGGGHAGHNGLRDIQAALGSPAFWRLRIGIGHPRTLGLAQQVADFVLHQPRREEMTAIEAVIDRCRAVIPMLLDGDFTRATQQLHRANEA, from the coding sequence ATGTCCACACCCATCCGCTTGATCGTCGGCCTGGGCAATCCCGGGCCCGAATATGAAACCACCCGCCACAACGCGGGCTTCTGGCTGGCCGACCATATCGCCGACGATCTGCGCGCCAGCTTCGCGATGGAGAAGGGGTTCAACGGCTTCGTCGCCAAGGCCCGCCATGGCGGCGAGAACGTTGTGCTGCTCAAGCCGATGACGTACATGAACCGTTCCGGACAGTCGGTCGGCGCGCTCGCGCGCTTCTACAAAACGGCGCCCGAGCAGATACTGGTGCTGCATGATGAGCTGGACCTGCTGCCGGGACAGGTCAAGCTGAAGCAGGGCGGCGGCCATGCGGGCCATAACGGCCTGCGCGATATCCAGGCCGCGCTGGGCAGCCCGGCGTTCTGGCGGCTGCGCATCGGCATCGGCCATCCGCGCACGCTGGGGCTGGCCCAGCAGGTGGCCGATTTCGTGCTGCACCAGCCGCGCCGCGAGGAAATGACCGCCATCGAGGCCGTCATCGATCGTTGCCGAGCCGTTATCCCCATGCTGCTGGACGGCGACTTCACGCGCGCCACGCAGCAGCTGCATCGCGCGAACGAGGCCTGA
- a CDS encoding CPBP family glutamic-type intramembrane protease, whose protein sequence is MGRHIGGTLPRLRADIADFWRFLRRPTLRHLPPHRLGRGQRADWLPPVRARRLLAWVAMLWVINLFALGPLAVAVATLGGAHHKLEMGAIPWFTAIVWAPIVEEMLFRYGLRRPVQALWVVPLMIWPLLKGPNPWTAALVVLVLAAIAWTQRDGGAARREWSWDWRRRYVRYFPWILHSATLVFAGMHLGNFYLNHTPLWLMPLLVLPQWLTGLVLSWMRTRRGIGASIMMHAMFNAGPVLLVLALMKWAPEIVS, encoded by the coding sequence ATGGGCCGGCACATCGGCGGCACCCTGCCGCGCCTGCGCGCCGACATCGCGGATTTCTGGCGCTTCCTGCGGCGGCCCACGCTGCGCCACCTGCCGCCCCACCGCCTGGGGCGCGGGCAGCGCGCCGACTGGCTGCCGCCCGTGCGGGCGCGCCGGCTGCTGGCCTGGGTGGCCATGCTCTGGGTGATCAACCTCTTCGCGCTGGGGCCGTTGGCCGTCGCGGTGGCGACCCTGGGCGGCGCCCATCACAAGCTGGAGATGGGCGCGATACCGTGGTTCACCGCGATCGTATGGGCGCCCATCGTCGAGGAAATGCTGTTCCGCTATGGCCTGCGCCGACCGGTGCAGGCCTTGTGGGTGGTGCCCTTGATGATCTGGCCCCTGCTGAAGGGGCCGAACCCCTGGACCGCGGCGCTGGTGGTGCTGGTACTGGCGGCCATCGCGTGGACCCAGCGGGACGGCGGCGCGGCGCGCCGGGAATGGAGCTGGGACTGGCGGCGGCGCTACGTGCGCTACTTCCCGTGGATACTGCATTCGGCGACGCTGGTGTTCGCTGGCATGCATCTGGGCAATTTCTATCTGAACCACACGCCGTTGTGGCTGATGCCGCTGCTGGTGCTGCCGCAATGGCTGACCGGGCTGGTGTTGAGCTGGATGCGCACGCGTCGCGGCATCGGCGCGTCGATCATGATGCACGCCATGTTCAATGCGGGACCGGTGCTGCTGGTGCTGGCGCTGATGAAGTGGGCGCCGGAGATCGTGTCGTAG
- a CDS encoding TIGR03862 family flavoprotein: MSHPPTRVAIVGGGPAGLAAAEVLAEAGMGVDLFDAMPSLGRKFLMAGRGGLNLTHSEPLDAFLARYGARQGELAPLVRAFDPRALCDWARGLGVETFVGTSGRVFPREMKAAPLLRAWVHRLREHGVVTHARHRWVGWEGSGRLRFATPDGETTHEAAAVVLALGGGSWARLGSDGAWISLLAEHGVAIEALKPSNCGFDVAWSQFFRDKFAGEPVKNVVASCMADDPIKGKAGATLRRRGEFVVSEHGVQGSLIYALSASLRDQLERDGRATLTLDLLPDRGAERVLEDVSHPRGARSLSSHLQSRVGIAGVKAALLREVLDKEAMLDTRRLAQAIKALPLVLTATRPIDEAISTAGGVRFDAMDANFMLKRLPGVFCAGEMLDWEAPTGGYLLTACIASGRATARGVLGWLRH; encoded by the coding sequence ATGTCTCATCCCCCCACCCGCGTCGCCATTGTCGGCGGCGGTCCTGCTGGCCTGGCGGCCGCCGAAGTCCTTGCCGAAGCCGGCATGGGCGTCGACCTGTTCGACGCCATGCCGTCGCTGGGCCGCAAGTTCCTGATGGCCGGCCGGGGCGGGCTTAACCTGACGCATAGCGAACCGCTGGACGCATTCCTGGCGCGCTACGGCGCCCGGCAGGGCGAGCTGGCGCCGCTGGTGCGCGCCTTCGATCCGCGGGCGCTGTGCGATTGGGCCCGGGGCCTGGGCGTTGAAACCTTCGTCGGTACGTCCGGCCGCGTTTTCCCGCGCGAGATGAAAGCGGCGCCGCTGCTGCGCGCCTGGGTGCATCGGCTGCGCGAGCACGGCGTAGTGACGCACGCGCGGCATCGCTGGGTCGGCTGGGAGGGCAGTGGCCGGCTGCGCTTCGCCACGCCCGACGGTGAGACGACGCACGAGGCCGCCGCGGTCGTCCTGGCGCTGGGCGGCGGGAGCTGGGCCAGGCTGGGCTCGGACGGCGCCTGGATCTCGCTGCTGGCTGAACATGGCGTCGCCATCGAAGCGCTGAAGCCGTCGAACTGCGGTTTCGACGTGGCATGGTCGCAATTCTTCCGCGACAAGTTCGCGGGCGAACCGGTCAAGAATGTCGTCGCCAGTTGCATGGCCGACGATCCGATCAAAGGCAAGGCTGGCGCGACCCTGCGCCGCCGGGGCGAATTCGTGGTCAGCGAGCACGGCGTTCAGGGCAGCCTGATCTATGCCTTGTCCGCATCGCTGCGGGACCAGCTCGAACGCGATGGCCGTGCCACGCTGACGCTGGACCTGCTCCCCGACCGCGGCGCGGAACGGGTGCTGGAGGATGTCTCGCACCCGCGCGGCGCACGTTCGTTGTCATCGCATCTGCAAAGCCGCGTCGGCATCGCCGGCGTAAAGGCCGCGCTGCTGCGGGAAGTGCTCGACAAGGAAGCGATGCTGGACACCCGCCGGCTGGCCCAGGCCATCAAGGCCTTGCCGCTGGTCCTGACCGCGACCCGCCCCATCGATGAGGCGATCAGCACGGCCGGCGGCGTGCGCTTCGATGCGATGGACGCGAACTTCATGCTGAAGCGCCTGCCTGGCGTGTTCTGCGCCGGAGAGATGCTGGACTGGGAGGCGCCCACCGGGGGCTATCTGCTGACCGCCTGCATCGCCAGCGGCCGCGCCACGGCGAGGGGTGTCCTGGGTTGGTTAAGACACTGA